The following coding sequences lie in one Micromonospora sp. R77 genomic window:
- a CDS encoding nucleoside triphosphate pyrophosphatase, with translation MLNSVPLRLVLASQSPARRKLLHAAGIEPDVLVSGVDESQVVSDRAEELCLELARLKAQAVAGRLRATPDERTLVLGCDSVLGFDGEIFGKPADAADATRRWERMRGRSGVLHTGHCLIDVTHEARAEAVASTTVHFADVSDEEIAAYVATGEPLAVAGAFTIDGLGGAFLTGIEGDPGTVVGLSLPLLRTLLAELELSVTDLWTKVAPGGQEVEHLG, from the coding sequence GTGTTGAACTCGGTACCGCTGCGCCTCGTCCTCGCCTCTCAGAGTCCCGCCCGCCGCAAGCTGCTCCACGCTGCCGGGATCGAACCCGACGTGCTGGTCAGCGGGGTGGACGAGTCGCAGGTGGTCAGTGACCGGGCGGAGGAATTGTGCCTGGAGCTGGCGCGGTTGAAGGCGCAGGCGGTGGCCGGGCGGCTGCGTGCCACGCCGGACGAGCGGACGCTGGTGCTGGGCTGCGATTCGGTGCTCGGGTTCGACGGCGAGATCTTCGGCAAGCCGGCCGACGCGGCGGACGCGACCCGGCGATGGGAGCGGATGCGGGGGCGCAGCGGGGTGCTGCACACCGGGCACTGCCTGATCGACGTGACGCACGAGGCGCGCGCGGAGGCGGTCGCGTCGACGACCGTGCATTTTGCCGACGTCAGCGACGAGGAGATCGCCGCGTACGTGGCGACGGGCGAGCCGTTGGCGGTGGCGGGCGCGTTCACCATCGACGGGCTGGGCGGGGCGTTCCTGACCGGCATCGAGGGTGATCCTGGCACGGTGGTCGGGTTGAGCCTGCCGCTGCTGCGTACGCTGCTGGCCGAGTTGGAGCTGAGCGTCACCGATCTGTGGACGAAGGTCGCGCCGGGGGGCCAGGAGGTCGAGCACCTCGGCTAG
- the mycP gene encoding type VII secretion-associated serine protease mycosin, which yields MPRSTHASEFRRSAQWHLRYLNVHKAQEITRGAGVTVAVPDTGVFPHPDLKRNLLPGTDSISGSTGNGWQDLDGHGTGMAGLIAANGGERGVGALGIAPEAKILPIRGKRTNLGGDTDNLAAGIEFAISHGADVISISAVASPTTRLQQAVKQALQNDIVVVAGAGNAPVDSGVGYPASEPDVIAVGGIDRVGKHANVSVTGPELDLAAPSVDIYSTSINGGYRTGTGTSDATAIVAGAAALIRSKYPDLPAQEVAHRLTATAIDKGPPGRDDEYGYGVIDLVAALTAGVPPLGFESSAVTAPASSTAAEPASGDGDGGATARGLATLGVLTAAGGGYLLWRRRRRADDPPPRISR from the coding sequence CTGCCACGTTCGACTCACGCCTCCGAATTTAGGAGATCGGCTCAGTGGCACCTGCGCTACCTAAACGTGCATAAAGCGCAGGAAATAACAAGGGGTGCGGGCGTAACTGTGGCGGTTCCAGATACGGGCGTCTTTCCTCATCCCGATCTAAAAAGAAATTTGCTACCCGGTACGGACTCAATTTCGGGCAGCACCGGAAACGGGTGGCAGGATCTCGATGGCCACGGCACTGGCATGGCTGGTCTAATTGCCGCAAACGGCGGCGAACGAGGCGTTGGAGCGCTTGGCATCGCCCCAGAAGCAAAGATTCTGCCAATCAGAGGAAAGCGCACGAATCTGGGTGGGGATACCGACAATCTTGCGGCCGGAATTGAATTCGCCATATCCCACGGCGCGGATGTTATAAGCATCTCCGCCGTGGCTAGTCCGACCACCCGGCTCCAGCAAGCAGTTAAGCAAGCGCTGCAAAACGACATTGTTGTGGTCGCGGGAGCAGGGAACGCCCCGGTGGACAGTGGAGTCGGCTATCCGGCTAGCGAACCAGACGTTATCGCAGTTGGTGGGATAGACAGGGTCGGCAAGCATGCAAATGTATCGGTGACAGGGCCAGAGCTGGACCTCGCAGCCCCATCTGTTGATATTTACAGCACCAGCATCAATGGCGGGTACCGCACAGGCACGGGCACTTCAGACGCCACGGCGATCGTTGCGGGGGCTGCGGCCCTCATCCGGTCCAAGTATCCCGACCTGCCGGCTCAGGAGGTCGCGCACCGTCTGACCGCCACTGCCATCGACAAGGGTCCGCCCGGCCGCGACGACGAGTACGGCTACGGCGTCATCGACCTGGTTGCCGCGCTGACGGCAGGCGTACCCCCGCTGGGTTTTGAGTCGTCGGCGGTGACCGCGCCGGCTTCCTCGACCGCGGCGGAGCCGGCGTCGGGCGACGGGGACGGCGGCGCGACGGCGCGGGGGTTGGCCACATTGGGTGTGCTGACCGCGGCGGGTGGCGGCTATCTGCTCTGGCGGCGGCGTCGACGTGCCGACGACCCGCCGCCCCGGATCAGCCGGTAG
- a CDS encoding M50 family metallopeptidase, which yields MPLIDGLTTIWDTLLGAQPDPPPLLVLLTAVVALLVVATRTPWRIARNAVTIAHEGGHALVALLTGRKLRGIRLHSDTSGLTLSAGRPTGPGMILTLLAGYVAPSLVGLGGAWLLAGNRITLLLWVAVALLLAMLVMIRNVFGVLSLLVTGGVVLAVSWYAPPQVQAAFAWTSVWFLLFGGVRPVVELQRQRSRGRMPESDADQLARLTPFPALFWVTVFALVSLAALGVGALLLAGQYLTDAGLRF from the coding sequence ATGCCCCTGATCGACGGCCTCACCACCATCTGGGACACGCTCCTGGGCGCGCAGCCCGATCCGCCGCCGTTGCTGGTGCTGCTCACCGCCGTCGTCGCGCTGCTGGTCGTGGCCACCCGGACGCCGTGGCGGATCGCCCGGAACGCCGTCACCATCGCGCACGAGGGTGGGCACGCCCTGGTGGCCCTGCTGACCGGCCGGAAGCTGCGCGGCATCCGGTTGCACTCGGACACCTCGGGGCTCACCCTCTCCGCCGGCCGCCCCACCGGCCCGGGAATGATCCTCACCCTGCTGGCCGGCTACGTGGCCCCGTCGCTGGTCGGCCTCGGTGGTGCCTGGCTGCTCGCCGGCAACCGGATCACCCTGCTGCTCTGGGTGGCCGTGGCGCTGTTGCTGGCCATGCTCGTCATGATCCGCAACGTGTTCGGCGTGCTGTCGCTGCTGGTCACCGGCGGCGTCGTGCTCGCCGTCTCCTGGTACGCCCCGCCGCAGGTGCAGGCCGCGTTCGCCTGGACCTCGGTCTGGTTCCTGCTCTTCGGCGGCGTACGCCCGGTGGTGGAGCTGCAACGGCAGCGCAGCCGGGGCCGGATGCCGGAGTCCGACGCCGACCAGCTCGCCCGGCTCACCCCGTTCCCGGCGCTGTTCTGGGTGACCGTCTTCGCCCTGGTCAGCCTCGCCGCCCTGGGCGTCGGCGCGCTGCTGCTCGCCGGCCAGTACCTGACCGACGCCGGCCTCCGGTTCTGA
- a CDS encoding ATP-binding cassette domain-containing protein: MIETRGLRKSFRSRAGRETKTVDAVRGVDLDVTEGEIFGFLGPNGAGKTTTLRMLATLIEPDGGEATVAGADLRTDPAGVRRRIGYVPQGGSTWDESTAREELVLQARMYGIGKADAERRAARALAAFQLTEYADRKCKTYSGGQRRRVEIALGIIHAPAIVFLDEPTTGLDPQSRAHMWDEIRRLRADGMTVFITTHYLDEADALCDRIAIMDNGEIVAEGTPAELKREISGDVVLVGLDRAATPRAAELLDTEPYVTKLETADEGGLRLHVDEGATAIPQVLRRLDHAGLDLRSIELHRPSLDDVFLTKTGRSLRES; the protein is encoded by the coding sequence ATGATCGAGACCAGGGGGCTGCGGAAGTCCTTCCGCTCCCGGGCGGGTCGCGAGACGAAGACCGTGGACGCGGTCCGGGGCGTCGACCTCGACGTCACCGAGGGGGAGATCTTCGGGTTCCTCGGCCCCAACGGCGCCGGCAAGACCACCACCCTGCGGATGCTCGCCACCCTCATCGAGCCGGACGGCGGCGAGGCCACCGTGGCCGGCGCCGACCTGCGCACGGACCCGGCCGGAGTGCGCCGCCGGATCGGCTACGTGCCCCAGGGCGGCAGCACCTGGGACGAGTCCACCGCCCGCGAGGAACTGGTCCTCCAGGCCCGGATGTACGGCATCGGCAAGGCCGACGCGGAACGCCGGGCCGCCCGCGCCCTGGCCGCCTTCCAGCTCACCGAGTACGCCGACCGCAAGTGCAAGACCTACTCCGGCGGCCAGCGCCGCCGCGTGGAGATCGCCCTCGGCATCATCCACGCCCCCGCCATCGTCTTCCTCGACGAGCCGACGACCGGCCTCGACCCGCAGAGCCGCGCGCACATGTGGGACGAGATCCGCCGGCTACGGGCCGACGGGATGACCGTCTTCATCACCACGCACTACCTGGACGAGGCCGACGCGCTCTGCGACCGCATCGCGATCATGGACAACGGCGAGATCGTCGCCGAGGGCACCCCGGCGGAGCTGAAGCGCGAGATCTCCGGTGACGTGGTGCTCGTCGGCCTCGACCGGGCCGCCACCCCCCGCGCGGCGGAGCTGCTCGACACCGAGCCGTACGTCACCAAGCTGGAGACTGCCGACGAGGGCGGCCTGCGCCTCCATGTCGACGAGGGTGCCACCGCCATCCCGCAGGTGCTGCGCCGTCTCGACCACGCCGGGCTGGACCTGCGCTCCATCGAGCTGCACCGCCCCAGCCTCGACGACGTCTTCCTCACCAAGACCGGCCGCTCGCTGCGCGAGTCCTGA
- a CDS encoding GH25 family lysozyme, which produces MTRTRFSLRRLLAAGLTVAATAAAALVATAGPAAAATTPGIDVSRYQGSINWTSVKNSGIQFAFIKATEGTSYKDANFNSNYTNAYNAGVIRGAYHFARPNISGGATQADYLASNGGAWSADSRTLPAALDIEANPYSGGYCYGKTTSGMRTWISDFLSRYKSRTGRYAVIYTTTSWWNQCTGSWTAPWANHPLWLARWSSTPGSLPAGAPVWSFWQYTSSGSVSGISGNVDRNYWNGDRTRLVALANNT; this is translated from the coding sequence ATGACCCGTACCCGATTCTCGCTGCGCCGGCTGCTGGCCGCCGGCCTCACCGTCGCCGCCACCGCGGCGGCGGCCCTGGTCGCCACCGCCGGACCGGCGGCCGCGGCCACCACCCCCGGCATCGACGTCTCGCGCTACCAGGGCAGCATCAACTGGACCAGCGTGAAGAACTCGGGCATCCAGTTCGCCTTCATCAAGGCCACCGAGGGCACCAGCTACAAGGACGCCAACTTCAACAGCAACTACACCAACGCCTACAACGCGGGCGTGATCCGCGGGGCGTACCACTTCGCCCGGCCGAACATCTCCGGTGGCGCGACCCAGGCCGACTACCTGGCCAGCAACGGTGGCGCCTGGTCCGCCGACAGCCGTACGCTGCCCGCCGCACTCGACATCGAGGCCAACCCGTACAGCGGCGGCTACTGCTACGGCAAGACCACCTCCGGGATGCGGACCTGGATCAGCGACTTCCTGAGCCGCTACAAGTCCCGCACCGGCCGGTACGCGGTCATCTACACCACCACCAGCTGGTGGAACCAGTGCACCGGCAGCTGGACCGCCCCGTGGGCCAACCACCCGCTCTGGCTGGCCCGCTGGTCCAGCACGCCGGGCAGCCTGCCGGCCGGCGCGCCGGTCTGGAGCTTCTGGCAGTACACGTCCAGCGGCAGCGTCTCCGGGATCAGCGGCAACGTCGACCGCAACTACTGGAACGGCGACCGGACCCGCCTGGTGGCGCTGGCCAACAACACCTGA
- a CDS encoding ABC transporter permease: MKLLRDTWLIFQRQILLLLRNPVWVFVGVFQPVMYLLLFAPLLKPALNAPSQAAAYKIFVPGLLVLLAIFGGLFQGFGLIAELRAGVIERSRVTPVSRLALLIGRALRDVVSLIVQAVIITLLALLFDLRVTLGHLLLAYLMLALIALMTSAVSYGVALKVKSEDALAPLMNTVAQPVLLLSGILLPLTFAPGWLQGVAKWNPFSWAVDGTRALFAGDLGNDKVWQGLSIIAVLAVAAVVWAARQFARSVR, from the coding sequence ATGAAGCTCCTCCGCGACACCTGGCTGATCTTCCAGCGCCAGATCCTGCTGCTGCTGCGCAACCCGGTCTGGGTCTTCGTCGGCGTCTTCCAGCCGGTGATGTACCTGCTGCTCTTCGCCCCGCTGCTCAAGCCCGCCCTGAACGCGCCCAGCCAGGCGGCGGCCTACAAGATCTTCGTACCCGGCCTGCTGGTGCTGCTGGCCATCTTCGGCGGCCTGTTCCAGGGCTTCGGCCTGATCGCCGAGCTGCGCGCCGGGGTCATCGAACGCTCCCGGGTCACCCCGGTCAGCCGGCTCGCCCTGCTGATCGGCCGCGCGCTGCGGGACGTCGTCTCGCTGATCGTGCAGGCGGTCATCATCACCCTGCTGGCGCTCCTGTTCGACCTGCGCGTCACCCTCGGGCACCTGCTGCTGGCGTACCTGATGCTGGCGTTGATCGCGCTGATGACCTCGGCGGTCTCCTACGGCGTCGCGCTCAAGGTGAAGAGCGAGGACGCGCTCGCCCCGCTGATGAACACCGTCGCCCAGCCGGTGCTGCTGCTCTCCGGCATCCTGCTGCCGCTCACCTTCGCGCCCGGCTGGCTGCAGGGCGTCGCGAAGTGGAACCCCTTCTCCTGGGCCGTCGACGGCACCCGCGCACTCTTCGCCGGCGACCTCGGCAACGACAAGGTCTGGCAGGGCCTGAGCATCATCGCGGTCCTGGCCGTCGCCGCCGTGGTCTGGGCCGCCCGCCAGTTCGCCCGCAGCGTCCGGTGA
- a CDS encoding O-methyltransferase, whose amino-acid sequence MTTKPLPLTPELHAYLVAHGSAPDEIVRELAEETRAALPDQADMQVAPEQAAFLTFLTRLLGVRQAVEVGTFTGLSSLAIARGLADGGRLTCFDISEEYTGVARRYWARAGVEDRIELRIGPAAETLRALPRERHLDFAFIDADKVGYPVYWDELVPRMRPGAVVAVDNTLRGGRVLAPQNADDRAIAAFNDEILADVRVEVVMLPIADGVTLARVR is encoded by the coding sequence ATGACCACGAAGCCGCTGCCCCTGACGCCGGAACTGCACGCCTATCTCGTCGCGCACGGGTCCGCGCCGGATGAGATCGTCCGAGAGCTGGCCGAGGAGACCCGGGCGGCGCTGCCCGACCAGGCGGACATGCAGGTCGCCCCGGAGCAGGCCGCGTTCCTGACGTTCCTCACCCGGCTGCTCGGGGTGCGGCAGGCGGTGGAGGTGGGCACCTTCACCGGCCTGTCGTCGCTGGCGATCGCCCGGGGGCTGGCCGACGGCGGCCGGTTGACGTGCTTCGACATCTCCGAGGAGTACACGGGCGTCGCGCGCCGCTACTGGGCGCGGGCCGGGGTGGAGGATCGGATCGAGCTGCGCATCGGCCCGGCCGCCGAGACCCTGCGGGCGCTGCCCCGGGAGCGCCACCTGGACTTCGCGTTCATCGACGCGGACAAGGTCGGCTACCCGGTCTACTGGGACGAGCTGGTGCCGCGGATGCGACCGGGTGCGGTGGTCGCGGTGGACAACACGCTGCGCGGCGGCCGGGTCCTCGCGCCGCAGAACGCCGACGACCGCGCGATCGCCGCCTTCAACGACGAGATCCTGGCCGACGTCCGCGTCGAAGTGGTCATGCTCCCCATCGCCGACGGCGTCACCCTCGCCCGGGTCCGCTGA
- a CDS encoding sugar MFS transporter gives MPRLTRDKITWLTYAQLGLWGFFLYGFGPVVPLLRDEQGTSAAVAGLHSTGIAVGAMLGGALFAPLARRFGRGPATWVGLAGVAVGAAALGLLRPLPATITAVAVIATFGMMVISGVSVVLTDRHGPAAPAALTEANAACAGMGILAPLVIGGSVDTGLGWRPVMAVEVGLITLVALAALTFRVRLPQPTRAAAGPVGVTATAAAEPAAVGVAATAAAAEPAAVHPVADGRPAPAVGRSAGRGDRLPRSYWIAWALMAVTGSIEVCLSLWTADVLRSHAGLSAGGASAAVAAIVCGMFVGRVVGGRFALRWPPVPLLLAALTVSLAGFTLFWVASTGWLAVTGLVVLGLGNALHYPLVISIALAVAGPAADKAAGWASYSMGVGFGIAPVVLGWVADGVGPHLAFLLLPGFIAAALLLAVRLGRALRVAARPTRDPALAGL, from the coding sequence GTGCCCCGCCTCACCCGTGACAAGATCACCTGGCTGACCTACGCCCAACTGGGACTGTGGGGCTTCTTCCTCTACGGGTTCGGTCCCGTCGTACCCCTGCTCCGCGACGAACAGGGCACCAGCGCCGCCGTCGCCGGTCTGCACAGCACCGGCATCGCGGTCGGCGCGATGCTCGGCGGCGCGCTCTTCGCGCCGCTCGCCCGGCGGTTCGGTCGCGGCCCCGCCACCTGGGTCGGCCTCGCCGGCGTGGCCGTCGGCGCGGCGGCGCTGGGCCTGCTGCGGCCCTTGCCCGCCACCATCACCGCGGTCGCCGTCATCGCCACCTTCGGCATGATGGTGATCAGCGGGGTGTCCGTGGTGCTCACCGACCGGCACGGCCCGGCGGCGCCCGCCGCGCTCACCGAGGCCAACGCCGCCTGCGCCGGCATGGGCATCCTCGCCCCGCTGGTGATCGGCGGGTCCGTGGACACCGGCCTCGGCTGGCGGCCGGTGATGGCCGTCGAGGTCGGGCTGATCACGCTGGTCGCCCTCGCCGCCCTGACCTTCCGGGTACGCCTGCCGCAGCCCACCCGGGCTGCCGCCGGCCCGGTCGGCGTGACCGCCACCGCCGCTGCGGAACCCGCCGCCGTCGGGGTGGCCGCCACCGCCGCTGCGGCGGAACCCGCCGCCGTCCACCCCGTCGCCGATGGCCGGCCTGCTCCCGCTGTCGGCCGGTCGGCAGGCCGGGGCGACCGGCTGCCCCGGTCGTACTGGATCGCCTGGGCGTTGATGGCGGTGACCGGGTCGATCGAGGTGTGCCTGTCGCTCTGGACGGCCGACGTGCTGCGCAGCCACGCCGGGCTCAGCGCGGGCGGGGCGTCCGCCGCAGTGGCCGCCATCGTCTGCGGCATGTTCGTCGGTCGCGTCGTCGGTGGCCGGTTCGCGCTGCGCTGGCCGCCGGTGCCGCTGCTGCTGGCAGCGCTGACCGTCTCCCTGGCCGGCTTCACCCTTTTCTGGGTCGCGTCGACCGGCTGGCTCGCCGTCACCGGGCTGGTCGTACTCGGCCTCGGCAACGCGCTGCACTATCCGCTGGTGATCTCGATCGCGCTGGCCGTCGCGGGGCCGGCCGCCGACAAGGCGGCCGGCTGGGCGTCGTACTCGATGGGGGTGGGTTTCGGGATCGCGCCGGTGGTGCTGGGGTGGGTGGCCGACGGGGTCGGGCCGCACCTGGCCTTCCTGCTGCTGCCCGGCTTCATCGCGGCGGCCCTGCTGCTCGCCGTGCGCCTCGGTCGGGCCCTGCGCGTCGCCGCCCGGCCCACCCGCGACCCGGCCCTGGCCGGCCTCTGA